One window of Quercus robur chromosome 12, dhQueRobu3.1, whole genome shotgun sequence genomic DNA carries:
- the LOC126710431 gene encoding geraniol 8-hydroxylase-like, translating to MEVLSCILYLCLSLTIIQALHTIAKRSKSIPKKLPPGPKPFPIIGNLLELGDKPHKSLAKLAMTNGPLMSLKLGQITTVVISSATMAKEVLQTHDQLLSNRSIPDAIRAHKQHELGLPWIPVSSRWRNIRKICNSQLFAHKILDANQNLRRKKVQELLADVHKSCLTNDAVDIGRAAFKTTLNLLSNTICSVDLADPNSDMAREFKELVWNIMEEVGKPNLADYFPVLRKVDPQGIRRRMTIYFGNMIELFDSLINKRLLTRKVPDSIRNIDMLNTLLDISEESTGEFDKTQIERLFLDLFIAGNDTTSATLEWTMAELIHNPEVLSKAKEELNQIIGKGNPVEESDIARLPYLQAIVKETFRLHPPVPLLLPRKAEADVEIQGFTVPKGAQVLVNAWAIGRDSSIWENPNSFKPERFMGSEIDVKGRNFELIPFGAGRRICPGLPLAIRMLHLMLGSLIHTFDWKLEDGFKPEDMSMEDKFGLTLQMAQPLRAIPIMV from the exons ATGGAAGTTTTAAGCTGTATACTCTATCTTTGCCTCAGCTTGACCATTATTCAAGCCCTCCATACCATTGCAAAAAGAAGCAAATCTATTCCCAAAAAGCTTCCTCCAGGACCAAAGCCTTTTCCAATCATTGGAAACCTCCTGGAACTTGGTGACAAACCTCACAAGTCTCTGGCCAAGCTTGCCATGACAAATGGACCCTTGATGAGTCTAAAATTAGGCCAGATAACCACAGTAGTCATTTCTTCAGCTACCATGGCCAAAGAAGTCCTCCAAACACATGACCAACTCCTTTCCAACCGTTCCATACCAGATGCAATCCGAGCCCACAAACAGCATGAGTTAGGGTTGCCTTGGATACCTGTTTCCTCACGTTGGAGAAACATTAGAAAAATATGTAACTCCCAATTATTCGCCCATAAGATACTAGATGCCAACCAAAACCTCCGGCGCAAGAAAGTACAAGAGCTGCTTGCTGACGTCCATAAAAGCTGCCTAACCAATGATGCAGTCGATATTGGTAGAGCAGCTTTCAAAACTACGCTTAATTTATTGTCCAACACTATTTGCTCTGTGGATTTGGCAGACCCGAATTCTGATATGGCAAGAGAGTTCAAGGAACTTGTATGGAATATCATGGAAGAGGTTGGAAAACCAAACTTGGCAGACTATTTTCCGGTGCTTAGGAAGGTTGATCCCCAAGGCATACGTCGCCGGATGACAATTTACTTTGGGAATATGATAGAACTCTTTGATAGCTTGATCAACAAACGGTTGCTGACAAGAAAAGTACCCGATTCAATCAGAAACATTGATATGTTAAATACTCTTCTTGACATTAGTGAAGAAAGCACAGGGGAGTTTGACAAAACTCAAATCGAACGTTTGTTCCTG GACCTGTTTATTGCAGGTAATGATACAACGTCCGCTACATTAGAATGGACAATGGCAGAGCTGATTCACAACCCAGAGGTTCTATCAAAAGCCAAAGAAGAGCTCAATCAAATCATTGGCAAAGGAAACCCAGTAGAGGAATCTGATATTGCTCGTTTACCATACTTGCAAGCAATAGTCAAAGAAACCTTCCGGCTACACCCTCCAGTTCCACTGTTACTTCCCCGTAAAGCTGAGGCAGATGTAGAAATTCAGGGCTTTACAGTCCCAAAGGGTGCACAAGTGCTTGTAAATGCATGGGCTATAGGCAGGGACTCCAGCATATGGGAAAACCCAAACTCATTTAAGCCAGAGAGGTTCATGGGGTCAGAAATTGATGTCAAGGGACGGAATTTTGAGCTTATTCCGTTTGGTGCTGGGAGGAGAATATGTCCTGGATTGCCTTTGGCGATACGAATGTTACACTTGATGCTGGGTTCGCTTATTCATACCTTTGATTGGAAACTTGAAGATGGCTTTAAGCCTGAGGATATGTCCATGGAAGATAAGTTTGGTTTAACCTTGCAGATGGCTCAACCCCTGCGAGCTATTCCTATCATGGTTTAA